Proteins from one Salinispora arenicola genomic window:
- a CDS encoding NUDIX domain-containing protein has translation MSTGAHRYEVRSRVERYRGRIFQVVTDEVTMPGGGTAVRDYVQHPGAVSVVALDDAGRVVLIRQYRHPVGQHLWELPAGLLDVAGEDPAVAAVRELAEEADLTVGRLDVLVDVHSSPGFTNELVRVFLARDLTEVPADRRHHRSDEEADLQIVRVALDEAVGMALAGEITNAATVAGLLAAAHARDRGWTGLRRPGTPLPR, from the coding sequence GTGAGCACAGGCGCGCACCGGTACGAGGTGCGTTCGCGCGTCGAACGGTACCGGGGCCGGATCTTCCAGGTGGTCACCGACGAGGTGACCATGCCCGGGGGCGGCACCGCCGTGCGTGACTACGTCCAGCATCCCGGAGCGGTGTCCGTGGTGGCGTTGGACGACGCCGGCCGGGTGGTACTGATCCGGCAGTACCGGCATCCGGTCGGCCAGCACCTGTGGGAACTACCGGCCGGCCTGCTGGACGTCGCGGGTGAGGACCCGGCCGTCGCCGCCGTCCGTGAACTGGCAGAGGAGGCCGACCTGACCGTGGGCCGGCTCGACGTCCTGGTCGACGTGCACAGCTCGCCCGGGTTCACCAACGAACTGGTCCGGGTGTTCCTGGCCCGCGACCTCACCGAGGTGCCAGCCGACCGGCGGCATCATCGCTCCGATGAGGAAGCCGACCTCCAGATCGTTCGGGTTGCCCTGGACGAGGCGGTGGGCATGGCCCTCGCTGGTGAGATCACCAACGCCGCGACGGTGGCCGGGCTGCTCGCCGCCGCTCACGCCCGCGACCGTGGCTGGACGGGGCTGCGCCGCCCCGGTACGCCGCTGCCGCGCTGA
- a CDS encoding CTP synthase: MAPSARTTRHIFVTGGVASSLGKGLTASSLGSLLTARGMRVVMQKLDPYLNVDPGTMNPFQHGEVFITEDGAETDLDVGHYERFLDRDLSGKANVTTGQIYSDVIAKERRGEYLGDTVQVIPHITNEIKSRVLGMADPDGEGQVPDVVITEVGGTVGDIESLPFLEAIRQIRHDLGRDNCFYLHVSLVPYLAPSGELKTKPTQHSVAQLRSIGIQPDALVLRCDREIPDKVKQKLSLYCDVDLEAVTAAPDAPSIYDIPKVLHREGLDAYVVRRLGLSFRDVAWARWDDLLERVHQPRHAITVALVGKYVDLPDAYLSVSEAIRAAGFGHRARVRLKWVPSDECVTAAGAANALAGVDGVVIPGGFGVRGIEGKIGASRYARENGVPLLGLCLGLQCMTIDVARNLAGLDGANSLEFDGEAAHPVIATMADQEDIVAGRGDLGGTMRLGAWPAMLAEGSIVAEAYGSTEVSERHRHRYEVNNAYRDVLTKAGLHISGTSPDGRLVEFVELDRELHPFFVATQAHPELKSRPTRPHPLFASFVAAALAYSQADQLPVDLDGVAATAAASNGATTVARAASAS; the protein is encoded by the coding sequence TTGGCCCCTTCAGCACGGACGACCAGGCACATTTTCGTCACCGGGGGCGTGGCCTCCTCGTTGGGTAAGGGCCTGACCGCCTCCAGCCTCGGCAGTCTGCTCACCGCGCGTGGCATGCGTGTGGTGATGCAGAAGCTCGACCCGTACCTCAACGTGGACCCGGGGACGATGAATCCGTTCCAGCACGGTGAGGTCTTCATCACCGAGGACGGAGCCGAAACCGACCTCGATGTCGGGCACTACGAGCGGTTCCTCGACCGAGACCTCTCCGGAAAGGCCAACGTCACCACCGGGCAGATCTACTCGGACGTCATCGCCAAGGAACGGCGCGGCGAGTACCTGGGCGACACCGTCCAGGTCATCCCGCACATCACGAACGAGATCAAGTCGCGAGTGCTCGGCATGGCAGACCCAGACGGCGAGGGCCAGGTGCCAGATGTCGTCATCACCGAGGTCGGCGGCACCGTGGGCGATATCGAGTCGCTGCCGTTCCTCGAGGCGATCCGGCAGATCCGCCACGACCTGGGCCGGGACAACTGCTTCTACCTGCACGTCTCACTGGTGCCGTACCTGGCGCCGTCGGGCGAGCTGAAGACCAAGCCCACCCAGCACTCGGTCGCGCAGCTCCGCAGCATCGGTATCCAACCGGACGCGCTGGTGCTGCGCTGCGACCGGGAGATCCCGGACAAGGTCAAGCAGAAACTCTCCCTGTACTGCGACGTTGACCTGGAGGCGGTCACCGCCGCCCCGGACGCGCCCAGCATCTATGACATTCCGAAGGTGCTGCACCGGGAGGGCCTCGACGCGTACGTGGTGCGTCGGCTCGGCCTCTCCTTCCGAGACGTGGCCTGGGCCCGCTGGGACGACCTGCTGGAGCGGGTGCACCAGCCCCGGCACGCCATCACCGTCGCCCTCGTGGGCAAGTACGTCGACCTGCCCGACGCGTACCTGTCGGTGAGCGAGGCCATCCGCGCCGCCGGCTTCGGCCACCGGGCCCGGGTGCGGCTGAAGTGGGTGCCCAGCGACGAGTGCGTCACCGCGGCCGGTGCCGCTAACGCCCTGGCCGGCGTGGACGGTGTCGTCATCCCGGGTGGTTTCGGCGTCCGCGGCATCGAGGGCAAGATCGGCGCGTCCCGGTACGCCCGGGAGAACGGTGTCCCGCTGCTCGGTCTCTGCCTCGGCCTGCAGTGTATGACCATCGATGTGGCCCGTAACCTCGCCGGGTTGGACGGCGCGAACTCACTGGAGTTCGATGGGGAGGCCGCGCACCCGGTCATCGCCACCATGGCCGACCAGGAGGACATCGTCGCCGGCAGGGGCGACCTCGGCGGCACCATGCGACTCGGGGCCTGGCCGGCGATGCTCGCCGAGGGGTCGATCGTCGCGGAGGCCTACGGAAGCACCGAGGTCAGCGAGCGGCACCGGCACCGGTACGAGGTGAACAACGCCTACCGCGACGTGCTCACCAAGGCGGGCCTGCACATCTCGGGCACCTCACCGGACGGCCGGCTGGTCGAGTTCGTCGAGCTGGACCGCGAACTGCATCCGTTCTTCGTGGCCACCCAGGCGCATCCGGAGCTGAAGAGCCGACCCACCCGACCGCATCCGCTGTTCGCGTCGTTCGTCGCGGCGGCCCTCGCGTACTCGCAGGCCGATCAGCTTCCGGTCGACCTGGACGGCGTGGCGGCGACGGCGGCGGCCAGCAACGGCGCCACGACCGTGGCGAGGGCGGCGTCGGCGTCGTGA
- a CDS encoding glycosyltransferase family 4 protein, whose translation MTEPTSRARGTVALLLASSTGGVGQHVRSLAAGLTSIGVAVLVCGPAATEEQFDFTGVGARFEAVEIRASPTPADMRAVTALRQALAAEPVDVLHAHGLRAGLVAVAARPAVPLVVTWHNAVLAGGLRGSVSRLVERVVARNARVSLGASADLVQRATELGAGDARLAPVAAPPLSEPHRRRDAVRAEFGVSGEQPLVLSVGRLHPQKRYDVLVDAAARWRNRDPVPAVVIAGSGPAYLQLAARISAARAPVTLLGHRTDVADLLAGADVAVVTSDWEARQLFAQEAMRVGVPLVATAVGGLPELVGDAAILVPPGDVDAVDAAVGRLLDDPALRAGLGRQARERAATWPTEADTCAQLAALYAELAPGATGPTTPEAGAPSTGPR comes from the coding sequence GTGACGGAACCGACCTCGCGGGCCCGCGGCACGGTCGCCCTGCTGCTCGCCTCCAGCACCGGTGGTGTCGGGCAGCATGTCCGCTCACTGGCCGCCGGGCTGACCAGCATCGGCGTCGCCGTGCTGGTCTGTGGCCCCGCTGCGACCGAGGAACAGTTCGACTTCACCGGCGTCGGCGCCCGCTTCGAGGCGGTGGAGATCCGAGCCAGCCCGACCCCCGCCGACATGCGGGCGGTGACCGCGCTTCGCCAGGCCCTCGCCGCCGAGCCGGTCGATGTGCTGCACGCGCATGGGTTGCGCGCCGGGCTGGTCGCCGTCGCCGCCCGACCGGCTGTCCCGCTGGTGGTGACCTGGCACAACGCCGTCCTGGCCGGAGGCCTGCGCGGCAGCGTGTCCCGCCTGGTCGAGCGGGTCGTCGCCCGCAATGCCCGAGTGAGCCTCGGTGCCTCGGCCGACCTGGTCCAGCGAGCCACCGAGTTGGGCGCAGGCGACGCCCGGCTCGCCCCGGTCGCCGCGCCGCCGCTGTCTGAACCGCACCGCCGCCGGGACGCGGTTCGCGCCGAGTTCGGCGTCAGCGGTGAGCAGCCGCTGGTGCTCTCAGTCGGCAGGCTGCACCCACAGAAGCGGTACGACGTGTTGGTCGACGCCGCCGCCCGGTGGCGAAACCGTGACCCCGTTCCGGCCGTCGTGATCGCCGGCAGCGGCCCCGCCTACCTGCAACTGGCTGCCCGGATCTCCGCCGCGCGGGCGCCGGTCACCCTGCTGGGACACCGCACCGATGTGGCTGACCTGCTGGCCGGCGCCGACGTCGCGGTGGTGACCAGTGACTGGGAGGCCCGGCAACTGTTCGCGCAGGAGGCGATGCGGGTCGGCGTGCCGCTGGTGGCGACCGCGGTCGGCGGTCTGCCGGAGCTGGTCGGCGACGCGGCCATACTGGTGCCGCCGGGCGATGTCGATGCGGTCGACGCGGCCGTTGGCCGCCTGTTGGACGACCCGGCCCTGCGGGCCGGGCTGGGTCGGCAGGCCCGGGAGCGGGCGGCGACGTGGCCGACCGAGGCGGACACCTGCGCCCAACTCGCCGCGCTCTACGCCGAACTGGCTCCGGGCGCCACCGGCCCCACCACCCCGGAGGCCGGCGCACCCTCGACGGGGCCGCGGTGA
- a CDS encoding site-specific tyrosine recombinase XerD: protein MCGQAHHHHGCDVGTGNAYQRGEGDHRAPVPALQHAVRGYLDHLAVERGLAANTLASYRRDLGRYLDTLASVGVTELASVDPGQVEVHLARLRAGDDGHPPLAASSAARAASAVRGLHRFALREGLAGVDPSRDLRPPAPPRRLPRALPVNDVLKLLEAAGSVAATGDGAPLALRDRALLEFLYGTGARISEAVGVAVDDLDTDTGAVLLRGKGGRNRLVPIGGYAVAALRGYLVRARPGLAAAGRGTPAVFLNARGGPLSRQGAWAILRGAARRAGLPGVGAEAVSPHTLRHSYATHLLDGGADVRVVQELLGHASVTTTQVYTMVTVQRLREVYATAHPRALG from the coding sequence GTGTGCGGTCAGGCCCATCACCACCACGGGTGCGACGTCGGCACCGGGAACGCCTACCAGCGCGGCGAAGGCGATCACCGCGCTCCCGTGCCGGCCCTGCAGCACGCCGTCCGCGGCTACCTGGACCACCTCGCCGTCGAACGGGGACTCGCCGCGAACACGCTCGCCTCGTACCGCCGGGACCTGGGCCGCTACCTCGACACCCTCGCCTCGGTCGGGGTGACCGAGCTGGCGTCGGTCGACCCGGGTCAGGTCGAGGTCCACCTGGCCCGGTTGCGCGCCGGTGACGACGGGCACCCACCGCTCGCGGCGTCCTCCGCGGCCCGCGCCGCCAGCGCCGTGCGCGGCCTGCACCGCTTCGCGCTGCGTGAGGGCCTGGCCGGCGTGGACCCGAGCCGCGACCTCCGCCCACCCGCGCCACCCCGCCGGCTGCCCCGCGCCCTGCCCGTGAACGATGTTCTCAAGCTCCTGGAAGCCGCTGGATCGGTCGCCGCCACCGGTGACGGCGCGCCGCTCGCGCTGCGTGACCGGGCACTGCTGGAGTTCCTGTACGGCACGGGAGCCCGGATCTCCGAAGCGGTCGGCGTCGCCGTTGACGACCTTGACACCGACACGGGCGCGGTGCTGCTGCGCGGCAAGGGTGGCCGGAACCGGCTCGTCCCGATCGGTGGGTACGCCGTGGCGGCGCTGCGTGGGTATCTGGTGCGCGCCCGCCCCGGCCTCGCCGCCGCTGGCCGAGGCACACCGGCGGTCTTCCTCAACGCACGGGGCGGCCCGCTGTCCCGCCAGGGTGCCTGGGCCATCCTGCGCGGTGCCGCCCGACGAGCCGGCCTACCGGGTGTGGGGGCGGAAGCGGTATCCCCACACACGCTGCGCCACTCCTACGCCACCCACCTGCTCGACGGCGGCGCCGACGTGCGCGTGGTGCAGGAACTGCTCGGCCACGCCTCGGTCACCACCACCCAGGTCTACACGATGGTCACCGTGCAACGGCTGCGTGAGGTGTACGCCACCGCCCACCCGCGGGCGCTCGGTTGA
- the ald gene encoding alanine dehydrogenase, protein MKVGIPREIKNHEYRVAITPAGVNEFIRAGHQVFVESGAGAGSSTSDSDFAAAGATILTTADQVWETAELVLKVKEPVAEEYHRMQAGQVLFTYLHLAASKECTDALLDRGVTAIAYETVELPDQSLPLLAPMSEVAGRLAPQVGAYHLQAQGGGRGVLMGGVSGVYAAKTVVIGAGVSGMNAAAIALGLQAEVLLLDKNVARLRQADAIYRGHLQTVASNAYEIERAVVDADLVIGAVLVPGAKAPTLISNDLVAQMKPGSLLVDISIDQGGCFEDSHPTTHADPTYPVHQSVFYCVANMPGAVPHTSTYALTNVTLPYALELANHGWREALRRDHALALGLNTHDGHVVYGPVADAHGMATLPLAEVLT, encoded by the coding sequence GTGAAGGTCGGAATCCCACGCGAGATCAAAAATCACGAGTACCGGGTGGCGATCACCCCGGCCGGCGTCAACGAGTTCATCCGCGCCGGCCACCAGGTGTTCGTCGAATCGGGTGCGGGCGCCGGCTCCAGCACCAGCGACAGTGACTTCGCCGCCGCCGGCGCCACGATCCTCACCACCGCCGACCAGGTGTGGGAAACCGCCGAACTGGTGCTGAAGGTCAAGGAACCGGTCGCCGAGGAATACCACCGGATGCAGGCGGGCCAGGTGCTCTTCACCTACCTGCACCTGGCCGCCTCCAAAGAGTGCACCGACGCGCTGCTCGACCGTGGGGTCACCGCCATCGCGTACGAGACAGTCGAACTGCCCGACCAGTCGTTGCCCCTGCTCGCCCCGATGTCCGAGGTGGCCGGTCGACTCGCCCCACAAGTCGGCGCGTACCACCTGCAGGCGCAGGGTGGTGGACGCGGCGTGCTGATGGGCGGCGTCTCCGGCGTGTACGCGGCCAAGACCGTCGTCATCGGCGCCGGCGTCTCCGGCATGAACGCCGCCGCCATCGCGCTCGGCCTCCAGGCCGAGGTGCTGCTGCTGGACAAGAACGTGGCCCGGCTGCGGCAGGCCGACGCGATCTACCGCGGTCACCTACAGACGGTCGCCTCCAACGCGTACGAGATCGAGCGGGCCGTGGTCGACGCGGACCTGGTCATCGGCGCGGTACTGGTGCCCGGCGCCAAGGCCCCGACCCTGATCTCCAACGACCTGGTCGCCCAGATGAAACCCGGCAGCCTGCTGGTCGACATCTCCATCGACCAGGGAGGCTGCTTCGAGGACTCGCATCCCACCACGCACGCCGACCCGACGTACCCGGTGCACCAGTCCGTCTTCTACTGCGTGGCGAACATGCCCGGCGCCGTGCCACACACCAGTACCTACGCGTTGACCAACGTGACCCTGCCCTACGCCCTGGAGTTGGCCAACCACGGCTGGCGGGAGGCGCTGCGCCGGGACCACGCGCTCGCGCTGGGCTTGAACACCCACGACGGCCACGTTGTCTACGGGCCGGTCGCCGACGCGCACGGCATGGCCACCCTGCCGCTGGCCGAGGTGCTGACCTGA
- a CDS encoding ParA family protein, with the protein MVGNGDRAETWTSELREQQSTLGADLGPADPAAYTTRKPIPEPMPTDRHGPARIIAMANQKGGVGKTTTTINLGAALAEYGRKVLLVDFDPQGALSVGLGVNPHNLDLSVYNLLMQDDVTCDDVLIKTDVAGLHLLPANIDLSAAEIQLVNEVAREMALARVLKSIRKEYDFILIDCQPSLGLLAINALTVSHGVLIPLECEFFSLRGVALLLDTIDKVRERLNFDLELEGILATMYDSRTTHCRQVLQRVVEAFGDKVYQTVITKTVKFPESTVAGAPITTLDPASSGARNYRQLAREVIAAQAER; encoded by the coding sequence ATGGTTGGCAACGGTGACCGTGCCGAGACCTGGACGTCGGAGCTCCGCGAGCAGCAGTCCACACTCGGCGCGGACCTCGGCCCGGCGGACCCGGCCGCATACACGACGCGGAAGCCGATCCCCGAACCGATGCCCACCGACCGGCACGGCCCTGCCCGCATCATCGCGATGGCGAACCAGAAGGGTGGCGTCGGCAAGACCACCACAACCATCAACCTCGGCGCCGCCCTGGCCGAGTACGGCCGCAAGGTGCTGCTGGTCGACTTCGACCCGCAGGGTGCCCTCTCGGTCGGCCTGGGAGTCAACCCACACAACCTCGACCTGTCGGTCTACAACCTACTCATGCAGGACGACGTCACCTGCGACGACGTACTGATCAAAACCGACGTGGCCGGGCTGCACCTCCTCCCTGCCAACATCGACCTCTCCGCCGCCGAGATCCAACTGGTCAACGAGGTCGCTCGGGAGATGGCACTGGCGCGAGTGCTGAAGAGTATCCGCAAGGAATACGACTTCATCCTGATCGACTGCCAGCCCTCCCTGGGTCTACTGGCGATCAACGCGCTGACCGTGTCACACGGCGTGCTGATCCCGCTCGAATGCGAGTTCTTCAGCCTCCGCGGCGTGGCCCTCCTGCTGGACACCATCGACAAGGTTCGCGAGCGGCTCAATTTCGACCTCGAACTCGAAGGCATCCTCGCCACCATGTACGACAGCCGCACCACCCACTGCCGCCAGGTCCTACAGCGGGTGGTGGAGGCGTTCGGCGACAAGGTCTACCAGACGGTGATCACCAAGACCGTGAAGTTTCCCGAGTCCACCGTTGCCGGTGCACCCATCACCACCCTCGACCCGGCCTCCTCCGGCGCACGTAACTACCGGCAACTCGCCCGCGAGGTGATCGCCGCCCAGGCAGAACGGTAG
- the murJ gene encoding murein biosynthesis integral membrane protein MurJ, which translates to MTNPAPLAGAGRLAGAAALIAVLTVISRLAGFGRTAVFTWTLAPTDLGATYVVANAAPNVIFEMVAGGALASLVVPLLAGPVAAADRATVARTTGALLTWTLTLLVPLALAVALLAGPIVELLGSGLGVAEQASGERMLRVFAPQLPLYGVGVVLAGVLQAHRRFAWPVIAPLLSSLTVIAVYLGFTAMEGRLVSVAGVSRGGELLLSVGTTAGVVMLSLSLLIPFRRLGYAPVPGLRFPADARSRVGGLAVAGAVTVTAQQVALVVSLNQVSYGEVSNLGVFNLAQMVYLLPWAVLAVPLAVAAYPSLAAAGSVGDEAAYRATLAPATRGVLLLSCLGAAVLVGTAVPVGHFFFDGRAATTAAAGIAGFAPGLAGYGLFAVLSRALYARGQARAATGAIAVGFLAVPAAALVLGAALPLRDRVPAVTLANSVGMLVLGVLLLVAVRRTAGAAALARIGRAGTAGLVGGGLAALVGWAVARWLTVATDGTPNAPLALVQGMLSGVVVGVVFLAVVWVLDRPDVRPLLTGALRRLGGARRRQSSTRAGGQRKEGVPPEWGDGKETVSR; encoded by the coding sequence GTGACGAATCCGGCCCCGCTCGCCGGCGCCGGCCGGCTGGCCGGGGCCGCCGCGTTGATCGCCGTACTCACCGTGATCAGTCGGCTCGCTGGCTTCGGCCGTACCGCCGTGTTCACCTGGACGCTAGCCCCAACCGATCTTGGCGCCACGTACGTGGTGGCGAACGCCGCCCCGAACGTGATCTTCGAGATGGTTGCCGGTGGCGCCCTCGCCAGCCTGGTCGTGCCGCTGTTGGCGGGTCCGGTCGCGGCGGCGGACCGGGCGACGGTGGCGCGTACCACCGGGGCGCTGCTCACCTGGACCCTCACGCTGCTGGTACCACTCGCGCTGGCAGTGGCGCTGCTGGCCGGTCCGATCGTGGAGTTGTTGGGCTCCGGACTCGGGGTCGCCGAACAGGCCAGTGGCGAACGGATGCTACGGGTGTTCGCCCCGCAACTGCCGCTGTACGGGGTCGGCGTCGTGCTAGCCGGCGTCCTCCAGGCCCACCGCCGGTTTGCCTGGCCGGTGATCGCCCCGTTGCTGTCCAGCCTCACCGTCATCGCGGTCTACCTGGGCTTCACCGCCATGGAGGGGCGGCTGGTCAGCGTGGCAGGTGTCAGCCGGGGCGGGGAACTACTGCTGTCGGTGGGCACCACGGCCGGGGTGGTCATGCTGTCCCTGTCGCTGCTGATTCCGTTCCGCCGGTTGGGGTACGCACCGGTGCCCGGCCTCCGCTTCCCGGCCGACGCCCGGAGCCGGGTCGGTGGGCTCGCGGTGGCCGGCGCGGTGACCGTGACCGCGCAGCAGGTAGCGCTCGTGGTGAGTCTGAACCAGGTCTCCTACGGCGAGGTCAGTAACCTCGGTGTGTTCAATCTCGCCCAGATGGTCTACCTGCTGCCGTGGGCGGTGCTGGCGGTGCCGCTCGCGGTGGCCGCCTACCCGAGCCTGGCCGCCGCCGGGTCGGTCGGGGACGAGGCGGCATACCGCGCCACGCTGGCGCCCGCTACCCGAGGTGTGCTGCTGCTGAGCTGCCTGGGCGCGGCCGTCCTGGTCGGTACGGCCGTGCCGGTCGGGCACTTCTTCTTCGACGGACGTGCGGCCACGACCGCCGCGGCCGGGATCGCCGGCTTCGCGCCTGGCCTGGCCGGCTACGGGCTCTTCGCCGTGCTGAGCCGTGCCCTCTATGCTCGGGGCCAGGCGCGGGCGGCCACCGGCGCGATCGCCGTCGGCTTTCTCGCGGTGCCGGCCGCGGCGCTGGTACTCGGCGCCGCGCTGCCGCTACGGGACCGGGTGCCGGCGGTCACCCTGGCGAATTCGGTGGGGATGCTGGTGCTCGGCGTCCTGCTACTGGTCGCCGTCCGGCGGACGGCCGGCGCCGCCGCGCTCGCCAGAATCGGCCGCGCCGGGACAGCCGGTCTGGTCGGCGGAGGGCTGGCGGCGTTGGTGGGTTGGGCGGTGGCGCGGTGGCTGACGGTTGCCACGGACGGCACCCCGAACGCACCGTTGGCGCTCGTGCAGGGCATGCTGTCCGGTGTCGTGGTCGGTGTCGTGTTCCTGGCGGTGGTCTGGGTGCTGGATCGGCCGGACGTACGACCGTTGCTCACCGGGGCGCTGCGGCGTCTCGGTGGGGCCCGCCGGAGGCAGTCGTCGACCCGGGCCGGCGGGCAGCGGAAGGAGGGTGTCCCCCCGGAGTGGGGCGACGGGAAGGAAACGGTGTCCCGGTGA
- the scpB gene encoding SMC-Scp complex subunit ScpB — protein sequence MGDEEHGDSLADQAAAWIPPWARHREPSTQPVEVPTTETASQPGDEDPSPGPTAATDAATPTPRKPATGGPPERGRPRQRVPSPPPAPVLDDAELRGALEAILLVVDEPVAETTLADVLAQPPERVREMLRTISTGYTAGGHGFELRRAAGGWRLYTRPEYAGYVERFVLDGQTVRLTQAALETLAVVSYKQPVTRSRISAIRGVNCDGVIRTLISRGLIEECGAEPDSGAHLYRTTTLFLEKLGLDSITDLPPLAPFLPDDVEDLADASR from the coding sequence ATGGGTGACGAGGAACACGGAGACTCCCTGGCCGACCAGGCCGCCGCCTGGATCCCCCCATGGGCACGCCACCGCGAACCATCGACCCAGCCAGTCGAGGTGCCCACCACCGAGACCGCTAGCCAACCGGGCGACGAAGACCCCAGCCCGGGGCCCACTGCCGCAACCGATGCCGCCACCCCCACACCCAGGAAACCGGCCACCGGCGGGCCCCCCGAAAGGGGCCGGCCCCGCCAGCGGGTGCCGTCCCCACCCCCCGCGCCGGTGCTGGACGACGCCGAGCTTCGCGGCGCACTGGAGGCGATCCTGCTGGTGGTGGACGAGCCGGTCGCCGAGACCACCCTCGCTGACGTCCTGGCACAGCCCCCCGAACGGGTTCGGGAGATGCTGCGCACCATCTCCACCGGCTACACGGCCGGCGGACACGGGTTCGAACTGCGTCGGGCAGCCGGCGGCTGGCGCCTCTACACCCGGCCGGAGTACGCCGGATACGTGGAGCGGTTCGTCCTCGACGGCCAGACGGTACGGCTGACTCAAGCAGCCCTGGAGACGCTGGCCGTGGTGTCCTACAAACAGCCGGTGACCCGTTCCCGGATCTCCGCCATCCGCGGTGTCAACTGCGACGGCGTGATCCGTACCCTGATCTCCCGTGGGCTGATTGAGGAGTGCGGCGCCGAGCCAGACAGCGGCGCCCACCTCTACCGGACCACCACCCTGTTCCTGGAGAAGCTCGGCCTGGACAGCATCACCGACCTGCCGCCGCTGGCTCCGTTCCTCCCCGACGATGTGGAAGACCTCGCCGATGCCTCGCGATAA
- a CDS encoding segregation and condensation protein A — protein MVDYGLPVTAPALDPPTPHHATTAVGAMVPGDAAATEAADVSGFTVRLANFTGPFDLLLQLISKHKLDVTEVALHQVTDEFITYLRALGDQWDLDETSEFLLVAATLLDLKAARLLPAAEVEDEADLALLEARDLLFARLLQYKAYKEAAAHLAALEETGGRRYPRAVTLEYQYAQALPDLVFGIGPQRLRDLAVRVFTPKPPPEVSIAHVHLVRVSVREHAGTIAERLRQVGTATFTELCVDCEALLEVVARFLALLELYREGLVAFAQEQALEELVVRWTGPADGGPDLNIDEYAGALSSNRPAGAGTGTGPPPGATGSDPAQTVPPGGQPATTEDERDG, from the coding sequence GTGGTGGACTACGGTTTGCCGGTGACCGCTCCGGCCCTCGACCCGCCCACGCCGCACCACGCCACCACCGCGGTTGGTGCCATGGTGCCCGGCGACGCGGCGGCGACCGAGGCCGCGGACGTCAGCGGCTTCACCGTGCGGCTGGCCAACTTCACCGGCCCATTCGACCTGCTGCTACAGCTGATCAGCAAGCACAAGCTGGACGTCACCGAGGTGGCGCTACACCAGGTAACCGACGAGTTCATCACGTACCTGCGGGCACTGGGCGACCAGTGGGATCTCGACGAGACCAGCGAGTTCCTGCTCGTCGCCGCCACGCTGCTCGATCTCAAGGCGGCCCGGCTGCTACCCGCCGCCGAGGTCGAGGACGAGGCGGACCTCGCCCTGCTGGAGGCCCGGGATCTGCTCTTCGCGCGGCTACTGCAATACAAGGCGTACAAGGAGGCCGCCGCGCACCTCGCGGCACTGGAGGAGACCGGCGGGCGGCGGTACCCGCGGGCGGTCACCCTGGAGTACCAGTACGCGCAGGCCCTGCCCGACCTGGTGTTCGGCATCGGCCCACAGCGGCTACGGGACCTGGCCGTGCGGGTGTTCACCCCGAAGCCGCCGCCGGAGGTGTCCATCGCGCACGTGCACCTGGTCCGGGTCAGCGTCCGGGAACACGCCGGGACCATCGCCGAGCGGCTACGCCAGGTCGGCACCGCCACCTTCACCGAGCTCTGCGTGGACTGCGAGGCCCTCCTCGAGGTGGTGGCCCGGTTCCTCGCCCTGCTGGAACTGTACCGGGAGGGGCTGGTCGCCTTCGCTCAGGAACAGGCGCTGGAGGAACTGGTCGTACGCTGGACCGGCCCCGCCGACGGCGGCCCGGACCTGAACATCGACGAGTATGCCGGAGCCCTGTCCTCCAACAGACCAGCCGGGGCCGGGACCGGGACGGGACCGCCACCCGGGGCGACCGGATCGGACCCGGCACAGACGGTCCCACCCGGCGGGCAGCCGGCAACGACAGAGGACGAGCGGGATGGGTGA
- a CDS encoding TM2 domain-containing protein: protein MGVSDKSKVVAGVLQILLGAFGVGRFYMGDIKIGVIQLIVTLVTCGVGGIWGVIDGILILVKGGVDGQGRPLRD, encoded by the coding sequence ATGGGCGTGTCCGACAAAAGTAAGGTCGTCGCTGGAGTTCTCCAGATCCTGCTCGGCGCCTTCGGCGTGGGCCGGTTCTACATGGGCGACATCAAGATCGGCGTGATCCAGCTCATCGTCACCCTGGTGACGTGCGGCGTGGGTGGCATCTGGGGCGTCATCGACGGCATCCTGATCTTGGTCAAGGGCGGCGTCGACGGACAGGGCCGGCCGCTACGCGACTGA